CAGACgtgtataaattaatagaaaatgtcgatttttcaaaaataaaagctTATAAAAATGGGAAAATCGTCATACAAAATATAGCGAGTTGTATTCCtggatttattttaaatccAGAATTAAATTCCACAATTATCGACACTTGTGCAGCGCCAGGAAATAAAACGTCACATGTTTccgatttattaaaaaatacaggGAAAGTTTTCGCATTTGAAGTTGAcgaaaaaagatttaaaattttgaattatcaaattaaaaaattgaatctTAAAAATGTGACGAGTTTAAATGAAGATTTCTTGGATGTTGAGAacacaaaatataaaaatgtcgATTATATGTTAGTTGACCCAACTTGTAGTGGCTCGGGAATACATGAGATTTATGAGAAAGACGaagaaagaataaaaaatttacagaaatttcaaataaaaattttgaaacaTGCCATGACTTTCGGGGCCAAGAAGATTGTTTATTCTACTTGTTCTTTACACAAAGAAGAAGGAGAAGATGTTGTCTTAGAAGCCATTAAAGAATCagaatatgaaattttCGACCTTCAGTCTTTTTTTACAGGGAATACATTTGAAGGATTAGAAGTAGTAGATAAATTCGTAAGATGCACATCCAAAGACAATAAAGAAACGATAGGATTTTTCGCTGCCttacttataaaaaaataaattatctaaaaaaatttaaactatttaaaaaattttaaattatctaaaaaattttaaactatttaaaaaattttaaactatttaaaaaattttaaacttttgTAGTGTGTTTTTTaagtaatttttaaattaaatcgtttaatatacatttttttagataatattaatttacattttttggctaatataaatttacatttttttagataatattaatttacatttgtttagataatacaaatttatatttgtttatataatataaagttttttttataaatacacttcaaatttgtttattttaattttcttgttgatttttcaaattttgtaatttcTCATTTATCCTCTTCAATGACACTTTATAATTCATCATATTATTctgaaaattaaatatcaaattttttatcgcTTCTTTTTCCTGTttacatttattatttataatatccaaactaattttatttttatgtaaccCTTGTTCGCTTTGTATCAAAGACGAATTTGATTCcaaatttaattgtaaTAATTCCCTTTCTAATCCTTccatttgatttttattttttttctgttcATCTTCGctaattttcttcttttttaaatatatttctcCTGTACtaataagtttattttgGTTATATTCGATTTTAGTTTctatatcttttaaaattatttctttttcttcttttgtatttaaaatcgtgtctttattaatttttaattcttcgTTTCTTTGTATTGCTTTATTATGTTCATTTTCTAAAGTTCTTCTAGTTTCATCAAAATCTcgattgaaaaattttttatcaaaattttttaaaaatttgaaatttaaatcttctctcaaattgttaaaatcgaacattaatttttctatttcgTCAATAACTTccgataaatttttttctaaatttttattatttatcatcaatttttctttttcaggtgtaattttttctaattcttcGTATAATTCcactttttctttattcataatttttacatcttcggggtttaatttttgtacttcaattttgttttttatttcttcgtGTTGATTTCTTAAATCTTTTAGttcattttcaattatttcaatttcttccaatgttttttttataatatttgaatattttgattttttattttctaattgTTTTTGTGAAGAAATTAGACtatttaaatcttctagtagatcatttttcttttgttCTAAGTTTTCTATGTCTCCAAATCCAGattttaattctaaaatttctttttctaatttttttaattcatcttttttcaagtctatttttttaaataagtCGCTATAAAGAACTTGCACATTATTTTCGAAATCTTCTTCTAAATTTTGATCGTCGTCGTTTCCTTGTAAATAGTTTAAATATCCGTTACTTACaaattcattaaaaaaagtttcaatattattttctgaggaatttaaatctttaaaattttccaGATTTAACATTATATCAATTAACCAAGATAACATACTTAGTACAATAGGCCACATATGAGGAGTAATAGCAGTAAGTTGACTTCTTGTAATTTCAGAAGCGTAaggatattttataatttttaagatgTTTATGACATCATCTTcaaatttgtttgtataTTCGTAGTCAtcaataaaagaaaaaatgaatttaaaaattagttGGAAATCCTTATTAGAAGGATTTTGTAAAGTTTTTTGAGATAAATTTCCCTCGAAATTATTTTCGCTTAGAAATTTGTAGACATTTTCTGAGcatgtttttttgtaatttggGTCTCTTAACATTCTCACGTCTCTTCtgattttttcttctgGAGCGAAAGAAGGCCTTGACTGTAAAGGAGTTTTATTTCCATTTAATGGCAGTTTCTGCATTTTCCTTGAGATTGGCGTCATTGTGTATCTTTTCATACGGggcaaaaaataaaacaaaaaggaAGATATCAATTAGATAATGTCAAGTATGATATGAAATAAGAGAGATTCCGACACACGATCATATGCAAAATAATACATATAAGTAGAAGAGTGCCTTAGATTTGTTATAATTCTTTACAAAGACAGTGTAAACTCAGCCTAGCGAgttattttcaatataatatagtcttataataaaatgtataatgtttttatttaaataatatttgtattaaaaatcaCTTCTCCGTTGACACTGACACTTAcattttcttcatttttctcTACAAAACATTtcgtataaaaaattttattaataaaatacacgaatatttcaaataaaaataaagagtCCATTTCTTCGAAATATGTAATTTTCATATcataattttctatattgtGCATTTCTAAGATCTTTTCAAGAATTGGTAAAAGATAGAAATCTTCGACTTTCTGTgtagatttataaatttcaatattttttatattttctggATTTTGTAATAGATTGAAATGTATGGGATTTGGGAATTTATAGTAGAGAGAGATTTCTTGAGGattaatttcttcataAACAAGCTTAATCTGTTCGTAGTTCATTAGTCAGgggattataaaaaagaaaacagaATTGTCTGAATTTGAGAACTTCTATAATTTTCACGATGTTTGAGACATCAAAACAATGAACGACAGCCAAATATGCTGCTTTGGacttaattttatcattgtAAGAAATTTCTGGacttaattttatcattgtAAGAAATTTCTGGacttaattttatcattgtAAGAAATTTTTGGACAAATTAGAAGGTACTGTGAGATTTTTACTCTTCAAAACAATAAAACTTGGATATAAACAAGTGCGTCTTATGCATTGGACTTTAGCTTCGGGAATAAATTCttgtttaaattaatatcgCGTCTAAAAGAACAGAAGTAATAAATACGCTTACAAGTACAACTCAATTAGGCACTAATAATTAATTCGTATTGACTTCTGCTAACATCTACATCTTGAGTGAAGGAGAGAAAAGGCAGAGGCGTGGCCTCATTTAGAACATTTTTCGTTCTAAGCTCCGATCTGTTTGTCTATAATCGTATAAAGGGGATACTTGGGCCTTTTATAGCACATTTTCTTACTCTGCATATTTACCTTGCTTATTTGTCGAAGAAATATAACCAATAGAATCAAGAtcaatcatttttttctaatttaagTAACTTGTGTTCtagttatattttaaatttacgCATATTTGTcaatttataatgtttCTTTGTAAATCAACTGTACTTGAAATTTGCACATAATTTCAtgctaaaataaaaaatttataaaaaaaagataaaattttatactttttaaataaatttaatttttaatcttttCTACTGCTATTCTTAATTCTGGATTCTTAGACTTCATACacttattgtaaaattctTCAATCCATCTTCCTTCTAAATCATAATTTCCTCCAAAAATGGACtgtaaatcttttattaaatttattattgctATCAATGTCTCGTCACTATTCTCATCTGCTAATAATTTCCTTATTCCTTCtactaatttaaaaagtatttctCTGAGCTTATTTGATTCACAAGTAGCCAAAACAATACAATTAAACATTTGTACGACATTATACCGAAGATCGTCTACATATTCCGGATCATTTGATCTTTCTAAACTTAAAATCtgaataaaaatcatcatGGACATTTCCAGATATTGCTCAAAATTAATTTCTAGAGACATGGCAATGTCGCCAAAAACAGAAAGAATTTGTGTCTTCACTTCTTTGGCGACTTGTTTAGAACTCAGATTTTGTACTAAAAGTGGGATAAATTGAGTagataaatgaaaaaaattttgaggAATGGAATTTGCCATACAACCTACTAAATTGATAGTAGATTTGAGAATAAAAGAATCAAGACATGCGAGATCTCTAATAATAAATGGGACGAAATCTTCAagattattagaaaaatctAGAATATTAGAAGTGACAGCAATGTAAACTTCCCCAATGGCGGAAGAAAATCGACTTTTTAGTACGGAAATGTAAGAAGGcaataaaatcaaagaaGAATCTTTCTTTCTTTTAGCTGCTACACATTctgataaaataatataatttgataaaacATCTTCAATAATCGGCACATAATTGGCAGAAGCCTTGTTAATTGCAGCAGCGCATTcgcaaattttattttgacaaTAAACTAGCACATTGTCCAACATTTCAGAATATTCAGAGTCGCCGAGTCTGATTTGTTCAGCCATGGCTGAAAATAGCGCGACACGAAGAGTCGAATTTTCCAAGGCGACATTTTCTGTAGCGGAAATCAGAATCTTCAAGATTTCTGTGTAATATTCTTTCATTTGTTTGATCGCGTAATCTCGTAAAGCCATTTGTGTCTCAATCGGAAATCGACCCGAGTAGACTTTTTTAACTTTCaaattttgtaaagaaataaaaatggaaTTTAAAATCCACGCCGCAGTGGTAGCAGAAgattcttttaaaattataatttcacAAGCTTGTTGGAGCAAAGAAGTCAAATGTTCAACAACtgctaaaaaattagtCTCACAAATTTTTGCCAATGCCCAAAGGCAAGATTCTTGGATTTCTAAATCTCtcatgtaaaaaataagaatttttataaaatttacaagTTGTTGATCACATTCCTTTGTAATTACGCTTCCTAATGTAATGGCTCCTATAtctattctttttttatcttctgAGTTTAATTCGccttctataaatttaaaaacagtattattgaaaaatatttcacaGCCATAAATCTCAGAAATCGTCTCTAAAAAATACGCCGACGCTTTGTGCGCATTCCAACTTTGATCATTGtaatcttcattttttttcattaatcGCAAAATGTTTggcaataaaaaatctaaatttttttcaatgtAATCAATTCCTTTAATTTCAGCCAAAATTGTCCAGAATTCGACAACTTGCACAGAAACATTGTCAGATGGAAAATTccagaaattattaatgtaattaataatatctgGAATCTTATCAGAAATAATCTGATGATTTAGAAATACAAATCTATTAAGACaaattaaagatttataaatcaattTGGGATCTGTGGAAGCTGTGATAGcaatacaatttaaaaatttcaatataaaattttcatttttaaaaattgtagaAATCGTCTTAAAACAATTcattaaacattttaaacttGTTTCTTTTACAATGACTGAGCTCTGCTTGAGTTCCAATTTCATTGtgcaaatattaaaaatattttcaataaattgatcaaaattgaaatttgtCTCGTCTGACAAAGTGACACAACATGTTGAGACTGCCTCAAACACAGCAGGAGATTTAGCTTCTTCTGTGACTTGTTGCtccattttattaaaaaaatcaaaagaCAAATTATTATTCAATTCTATTCTCGCAATGTAGCCGATTGCGGAACCAGCTAAATTGTAAATCTTCTCGTTTTGATCTGcgaaaatatttgtaagtaaatttttcataatttctCTTGTCTCGTGGGCCATTTCGCACCATTTCTGTTCATAAATTCCTTGGATTTTCGAATCTGAACTGTGTAGagaatttttcaaaatgaTTCCTGCTATCATTTTGAGCTGTACGGGAGTGTTTGGgtcaataaaaatgttagTAATGTTTTGtaagaaaaaacaataatttttagattgtAAATCTGTGATTTTGAGTTCTGCTTCTCTTCTGATGGAGTCATCGGGTTGTAAAGCGTTGTATAAACATTGTTCTATATCTTTGCGCTCCATTGAATGAGGGggaatattttcaaaaattaaagacgCGTCTTGTCTACCTCAAGAATTTtgaactaaaaaaatcgCGACTTTAATCAAACGAAGAAAGCATTATTAAGTAAATTTAGCACATAAAACAACTACACTCAAAAATAATGTTCCCTAAATTAATcgtcaataaaaaatagtataaaatcaatttaaagctaaaaaatattactaAGGCTTACTTTGGgccaaaatttaataataattagaattaaatatttttttaattttgattatattttttcattttagtAATTAAATGTTCTATTACATCTAATATCTCATTAATATTCTTTTGATCTCCTTCATCAAACATCTTCTTAATTATATTCAATCTCTTCCTACActcttcatatttattttttatatcttccAATTTCTCAGATacgaaaaataaaaaattagaaaaggtatttttatcatttttcaatgtactaaaaatttccaaattttctttatatttttctattaaatagttaattttatctttaaattttttatactcttcttttctaataatatttaaatacttaaaaTCTTTCtgtaaattaataataatttctgTAAAATCGTAACATTccataaaatattgaaaaagtgaaaaatcttctttacCTTTgtattctaaaaataaattaagacttgataatttaaatccTGAAATTTTTCGACTTCTAGTCGAAAAATCGTGATTTATAAGATTTCCAatgtctaaaaatattctcaatattatttttaaatcttgactttctattaatttgtcaaatgtaaatttaaatttttctaataaatcttctagtaaaaatatttcgtCGAAAAATTTTTGCTCAAATAACGAAATCTTAACTATCTTTTTTACTTCGActaattttgaatattgtaacattattttttcttctaaaaCTAACTTGTTATAATCAGATGTGACTAATAAATAAGTCTCTTCGTAGGTGGGGAAGACTTTCTCAAGGCATAATAAATCTTGAATGTAAATGTCTTTAGATTTGGTTTTTAACatttcataaatattttccggattaatattttttttacttaaatgttttaagGCAAGAGatactaaaaataatctttttgGATCGATCGTCATATTATTATGGGATTTAGATTTAGCTTCTAAATTTGACTTTGAATTTAGCACgcagaaaaattttttaaatttttcaatatctAATTCGTAATTTACAGTTCCTAAATCCTTGAAAATACTTTCATCTTTGTTTGTTATTGGTACCAAGTGCAAATGCCTTATTGATTTATAGGTCAAATCTTCCTTATTCTTAAAAtctgtttttttcttaaatttgatttttggcttaattttaattatttctttggGATAATCTTCgtcaattataaaatctatGATTTTGTATTCTctattttgaatatttctataaaaaccttctttattttcaacTTGAATCGTCgagtttttattaaatgtcTCTATTTTTGTACTACGAATTTCGCTATTAAAATCGAGTATTGTGTTTTTAAATGGTTTGACATTCgtaatttttctatatcCTTTAATTtccaataaatttataaaattttttgattcttCTTCCGTGTAGTTCATCAATCCACAAAAAGTggatattattttatcaaatccTTGATCTGATAATTTCATGTATATTTCTTCAttcattttgttttttatcatttcatttatattttttatacctcctattaaattgttttctgtaaaaattttattttctattttgtGTGTATCAAGAAATACCAAAtctaatttaaaatcatttggaaaattataaatcgtcattatatcttcttttttgtaCCTGTAAAGTCCttgtttataataaaaaatatttaaagggAATTCAAATATCGTATTTTCTTGATTGTctatttcaaattttagaCATAGTGTCGAGTCACCTGACAATTCACAATTTATATCTGtcaaaacaatataaaaattgtcTTTATAGATCAATTCTCCGCcatctttattattaatcaatttaataatttttttatttttgtaaatataaaaatgtattgTCGcatcattaaaattttccaaTTTCGGataattagaaattatcACTTGGtgtaattttaatatttctgcTTCTTctggttttttatttactaaattttgaaaatatcttttatatctttCAACAgtattcaaatttttaaaaaatgaagataaACATCCAATTTCttgtaatataattttactaGACAAAGATTTtgtcatttttatttgtatacATTCGATTAATATTGCGAAATGATGTAACTTATCATAATCTAATTCTATAATTACAATATgattatcttttaaatctaGCCAAGTTTGTATTGACGAGGATACTTTGttgtataaaatacaatCAAAATCAAgatttttgattattaaaatgtttttttctaatttaatattttcattagtcgtgaaatataaaaaatcttgatttttagaaacgttttctaaatatttttttactgaATTTAgcgaatttttatatgaaaaatattctgTGTCTGAATCCCAGACAGGaccaattataaaaattttatcaaatattttccaGATATTTAAACTTTCTTTACATTCAATTTTGCCTgtaattttgaatttattgACCTCTGTTTTTatggaaaattttttaattttttctaatattgCGGAACTAggataatttatataaattttcttatctTCTAAATCattgattattttctttgaatTGTTATTCATGCGAGATTgagacaaaaaattaaaattaaataattttaaaacaaatttttcaaaaaatttaatttgtttatttttaaaccaattaaattttttaaaaaccataaatgaaaaaataaaaacattgtaAGAATCTATTAAATTCTATTTAGTTTTCTACAATTTGTATATAGGgttatatgtttttaagtTTATAGAATCCACCATAAAAGCTATATtataaactaaaaataattattagcTTGATAATTTGGTTTTTATTAAGTTAAATGATCTCTCTCATGGTATTGtatcaaaattatttaaataaattaaaacaagaaaaaatttaataagacAGAATAGTCATTTGCTCTAATAAATGTGAAATTGGCTTTCCTAGAATTACCTTTAGGTCAATTCTTTTACTATTTTCTGATATTCGCACAAGGAATACGATTCATTTAGCATTCCGCCATTGTTTCAAGGctttttgtattatttgTTGTTGGTTATCAAACGTATATTGATTATTCTTCAATTTTGAACGACTTGTTCCGCTTCGCCTTGGCGTTAAAATCCATTTTAAAgctttgtttttatatttgtcaGGATTGTGCTCTTTTTTCTGTATGGTAACTTTTTTAGGCAATAAAATTTGGACTAATTAAACATTCAAAGGGGGTTTCATATGtttgaaataatatttttctatctGAATTAATTAGTTAATTCAGCTTACTTGTTATATTGTAATATAGTGGTctcttaataaaaaaacaatattctGTAAATCACGGGCCATTTCAtttattaagtttttttttatcttattCACTACCAAATAATCTGATCAAATGTTAAACCACtctaatttctttttatatgttttctcgtttaaattttgatatacatttgaattttctaatataagtttttacattgaaaaaaaagtataaaaatttttaattaaattttttttattttagtaacctttctaattcttttaataCTGAGA
The DNA window shown above is from Vairimorpha necatrix chromosome 7, complete sequence and carries:
- a CDS encoding NOL1/NOP2/SUN domain-family member 5; its protein translation is MNIHKRFRTIYSECAEILKKIVNKKTTLKNEIYKNKKPASYIPIIEKVLQNYDLLNKIIQETNFLKKDVFYSLILCNEVLIGKINNKFWLSNFEKIKKDAELVHFIKEKYIRLNKTNGTEKDLKELKLEKTFIPDVYKLIENVDFSKIKAYKNGKIVIQNIASCIPGFILNPELNSTIIDTCAAPGNKTSHVSDLLKNTGKVFAFEVDEKRFKILNYQIKKLNLKNVTSLNEDFLDVENTKYKNVDYMLVDPTCSGSGIHEIYEKDEERIKNLQKFQIKILKHAMTFGAKKIVYSTCSLHKEEGEDVVLEAIKESEYEIFDLQSFFTGNTFEGLEVVDKFVRCTSKDNKETIGFFAALLIKK
- a CDS encoding importin subunit beta, coding for MERKDIEQCLYNALQPDDSIRREAELKITDLQSKNYCFFLQNITNIFIDPNTPVQLKMIAGIILKNSLHSSDSKIQGIYEQKWCEMAHETREIMKNLLTNIFADQNEKIYNLAGSAIGYIARIELNNNLSFDFFNKMEQQVTEEAKSPAVFEAVSTCCVTLSDETNFNFDQFIENIFNICTMKLELKQSSVIVKETSLKCLMNCFKTISTIFKNENFILKFLNCIAITASTDPKLIYKSLICLNRFVFLNHQIISDKIPDIINYINNFWNFPSDNVSVQVVEFWTILAEIKGIDYIEKNLDFLLPNILRLMKKNEDYNDQSWNAHKASAYFLETISEIYGCEIFFNNTVFKFIEGELNSEDKKRIDIGAITLGSVITKECDQQLVNFIKILIFYMRDLEIQESCLWALAKICETNFLAVVEHLTSLLQQACEIIILKESSATTAAWILNSIFISLQNLKVKKVYSGRFPIETQMALRDYAIKQMKEYYTEILKILISATENVALENSTLRVALFSAMAEQIRLGDSEYSEMLDNVLVYCQNKICECAAAINKASANYVPIIEDVLSNYIILSECVAAKRKKDSSLILLPSYISVLKSRFSSAIGEVYIAVTSNILDFSNNLEDFVPFIIRDLACLDSFILKSTINLVGCMANSIPQNFFHLSTQFIPLLVQNLSSKQVAKEVKTQILSVFGDIAMSLEINFEQYLEMSMMIFIQILSLERSNDPEYVDDLRYNVVQMFNCIVLATCESNKLREILFKLVEGIRKLLADENSDETLIAIINLIKDLQSIFGGNYDLEGRWIEEFYNKCMKSKNPELRIAVEKIKN
- a CDS encoding putative kinetochore protein NDC80, whose product is MKRYTMTPISRKMQKLPLNGNKTPLQSRPSFAPEEKIRRDVRMLRDPNYKKTCSENVYKFLSENNFEGNLSQKTLQNPSNKDFQLIFKFIFSFIDDYEYTNKFEDDVINILKIIKYPYASEITRSQLTAITPHMWPIVLSMLSWLIDIMLNLENFKDLNSSENNIETFFNEFVSNGYLNYLQGNDDDQNLEEDFENNVQVLYSDLFKKIDLKKDELKKLEKEILELKSGFGDIENLEQKKNDLLEDLNSLISSQKQLENKKSKYSNIIKKTLEEIEIIENELKDLRNQHEEIKNKIEVQKLNPEDVKIMNKEKVELYEELEKITPEKEKLMINNKNLEKNLSEVIDEIEKLMFDFNNLREDLNFKFLKNFDKKFFNRDFDETRRTLENEHNKAIQRNEELKINKDTILNTKEEKEIILKDIETKIEYNQNKLISTGEIYLKKKKISEDEQKKNKNQMEGLERELLQLNLESNSSLIQSEQGLHKNKISLDIINNKCKQEKEAIKNLIFNFQNNMMNYKVSLKRINEKLQNLKNQQEN
- a CDS encoding formin-like protein, whose product is MNNNSKKIINDLEDKKIYINYPSSAILEKIKKFSIKTEVNKFKITGKIECKESLNIWKIFDKIFIIGPVWDSDTEYFSYKNSLNSVKKYLENVSKNQDFLYFTTNENIKLEKNILIIKNLDFDCILYNKVSSSIQTWLDLKDNHIVIIELDYDKLHHFAILIECIQIKMTKSLSSKIILQEIGCLSSFFKNLNTVERYKRYFQNLVNKKPEEAEILKLHQVIISNYPKLENFNDATIHFYIYKNKKIIKLINNKDGGELIYKDNFYIVLTDINCELSGDSTLCLKFEIDNQENTIFEFPLNIFYYKQGLYRYKKEDIMTIYNFPNDFKLDLVFLDTHKIENKIFTENNLIGGIKNINEMIKNKMNEEIYMKLSDQGFDKIISTFCGLMNYTEEESKNFINLLEIKGYRKITNVKPFKNTILDFNSEIRSTKIETFNKNSTIQVENKEGFYRNIQNREYKIIDFIIDEDYPKEIIKIKPKIKFKKKTDFKNKEDLTYKSIRHLHLVPITNKDESIFKDLGTVNYELDIEKFKKFFCVLNSKSNLEAKSKSHNNMTIDPKRLFLVSLALKHLSKKNINPENIYEMLKTKSKDIYIQDLLCLEKVFPTYEETYLLVTSDYNKLVLEEKIMLQYSKLVEVKKIVKISLFEQKFFDEIFLLEDLLEKFKFTFDKLIESQDLKIILRIFLDIGNLINHDFSTRSRKISGFKLSSLNLFLEYKGKEDFSLFQYFMECYDFTEIIINLQKDFKYLNIIRKEEYKKFKDKINYLIEKYKENLEIFSTLKNDKNTFSNFLFFVSEKLEDIKNKYEECRKRLNIIKKMFDEGDQKNINEILDVIEHLITKMKKYNQN